A single region of the Oryzias latipes chromosome 19, ASM223467v1 genome encodes:
- the LOC105356552 gene encoding pleckstrin homology domain-containing family A member 4 isoform X1 has product MMDLKVDSRRAKLLRMDDQDRVSQASSVATISYFPVMTENDGKVQTFGKRCQAAKRDPNCPVVIRGWLNKKDSSGLKLWKRRWFVLSNYCLYYYKDSREESVLGSIPLPSYKILFCTPRECKNRKFTFKVVHQGMRSYFFSADTQEDMLGWVRALSQSAAMELDATINRRCSSYQDFTLISASTESVDFPKSPSDELSPSQKHKHVSRTLSEPSHLGGRVGRSHSEQRGRRNIHHRNRRLVKRMTNHPLQSKRSLLSIFIFWFFHSPSNRTPSPTVSSRRAAGPNMEEDSPPDENTAMPTEISGANSLTSRGQLGSRPHTPMGRVDIRPRDDPVIVQQTLYYAPASPKPEYKSAPTTPVTERWQTKPAPIYGAVHHAASGRRPLGKSLSTGADLLPPLPPSSRAAHALHPQQHHQRSFVSACMLPAAMASNPDPRELLPIRPLESDADAVLTRLCGCDKLLQSLSGELAQLQIDKDSVQCALEVSRLQVEDWKNQGPRALEEVLTQKALLQDELVTIRARMCDVSLEMERVWSQYERMESELSVIRSHLQHICNFGMPQEQSQAQRELWMMEDILDGLRVNRDHICFLLRVQRHHTFQSLAPHPGSPGSPMERPHSSLDMDHEPPVRPPLPLELQENHQGFGWTESPYEGIYSLAADPVNRIGNSQPDLLNVKAQRDISDSQFTSKRIPPDTSNQSTKKTNLKMSEEEQIERMERNKERVTNKPPLPNQSIQSQSSQANGEPPFPLRVTRVVTAVLPSSLVARRVSVEDPPAELHTSLPEQIPPEMQKKLPEQSKKLLDKPSRQLLLEGLDPIRPSDETQQGHPVRKTSRKQPQGGSRGFKMESLLEMSKAEGIEASSTQTQDLRGLEEKVLNVRAEELPSAPTTHNMDPNFNLNPEQRDAKLRRVERIRERVMRSQGEGHNRRSTLNQETGEGASPGSP; this is encoded by the exons aATGGATGACCAGGACAGAGTGAGCCAAGCATCTAGTGTGGCCACAATTTCCTACTTTCCTGTCATGACG GAAAACGATGGAAAGGTTCAAACGTTTGGGAAGAGATGTCAGGCTGCCAAAAGAGACCCTAACTGTCCTGTGGTCATTAGGGGATGGCTaaacaaaaaa GATAGCTCTGGTCTGAAGCTTTGGAAGAGAAGATGGTTTGTGCTCTCAAACTACTGCCTCTATTACTATAAAG ATAGCCGAGAAGAGTCGGTGTTGGGCAGCATCCCTCTACCAAGCTACAAAATCCTGTTCTGCACACCAAGGgaatgcaaaaacagaaagtttaCATTCAAG GTGGTGCATCAGGGCATGCGCTCCTACTTCTTCAGTGCTGACACTCAGGAGGACATGTTGGGTTGGGTTCGAGCCCTCAGTCAATCTGCTGCAATGGAGTTGGATGCCACAATTAATAG GCGCTGCTCGAGTTATCAGGATTTTACCTTGATCAGTGCCAGCACAGAATCTGTAGATTTTCCCAAATCTCCCTCAGATGAACTGAGTCCCTCTCAAAAACACAAGCATGTCAGCAGAACCCTGAGTGAACCGAGCCACCTCGGTGGAAGAGTGGGGAGGTCACACTCGGAGCAGAGGGGCAGGCGGAACATCCATCACAGAAACAGAAGGTTGGTAAAGCGGATGACAAATCATCCACTTCAAAGCAAAAGAagtttgctttcaattttcatATTTTGGTTTTTCCACAGCCCTTCAAACCGAACACCAAGCCCTACAGTTTCAAGCAGAAGAGCTGCAGGtccaaacatggaggaggattCTCCTCCTGATGAAAACACAGCAATGCCAACAGAAATCAGTGGAGCAAATTCTTTAACATCAAGAGGACAGCTGGGGTCACGACCTCATACGCCCATGGGACGCGTTGACATTCGCCCCCGTGATGACCCAGTTATTGTGCAGCAGACCCTGTACTATGCACCTGCCTCACCAAAGCCAGAATACAAATCTGCACCAACCACTCCAGTCACTGAAAGGTGGCAAACCAAG cCTGCACCCATATACGGGGCTGTCCACCATGCAGCTAGTGGACGAAGGCCTCTGGGCAAG AGCCTCTCTACTGGTGCAGACTTACTGCCCCCTTTACCCCCCTCATCACGAGCTGCACATGCTCTTCACCCACAACAACACCACCAGCGCAGCTTCGTATCTGCTTGTATGCTACCGGCAGCTATG GCCTCAAATCCGGACCCGAGGGAACTGCTTCCAATCCGTCCACTTGAAAGCGATGCAGAT GCTGTGCTGACAAGGCTGTGTGGGTGCGACAAGCTGTTACAGTCTCTTTCCGGAGAACTGGCTCAGCTACAAATTGATAAG GACAGTGTCCAGTGTGCGTTGGAAGTTTCTCGACTTCAGGTGGAAGACTGGAAGAACCAGGGGCCACGGGCACTTGAAGAAGTTCTGACCCAGAAAGCTTTGCTACAGGATGAGCTGGTCACGATCCGGGCGAGAATGTGTGATGTGTCACTG GAAATGGAGAGGGTGTGGAGTCAGTATGAGAGAATGGAAAGTGAACTGTCTGTTATCCGTTCACACCTGCAGCACATCTGTAATTTTGGAATGCCACAG GAGCAATCTCAGGCTCAGAGGGAACTgtggatgatggaggacatcctTGATGGATTAAGAGTCAACAGAGATCACATTTGTTTCCTGCTGAGAGTACAGAGACATCACA CATTCCAATCTTTGGCTCCACATCCTGGATCTCCTGGATCTCCCATGGAAAGGCCACATAGCTCACTG GACATGGACCACGAGCCACCAGTCCGACCGCCCTTACCTCTGGAGCTGCAGGAGAACCATCAGGGCTTTGGGTGGACAGAGTCCCCATATGAG GGAATATATAGCCTTGCTGCTGATCCTGTGAACAGAATAGGAAACAGCCAGCCTGATCTTCTTAATGTGAAAGCACAAAGAGACATATCTG ATTCCCAATTTACATCGAAAAGGATCCCACCAGACACAAGCAACCAATCAACCAAG AAGACAAACCTAAAGATGAGTGAAGAGGAGCAGATTGAGAGGATGGAAAGGAATAAGGAGAGGGTAACAAATAAACCTCCACTCCCTAATCAGAGTATACAAAGTCAAAGTTCACAAGCAAACGGGGAG CCCCCCTTCCCCCTAAGGGTGACAAGAGTTGTTACAGCTGTTTTACCTTCATCTCTTGTGGCGAGACGAGTTTCTGTGGAGGACCCTCCAGCTGAGCTCCATACTTCACTGCCTGAGCAGATCCCACCTGAAATGCAGAAGAAACTACCCGAGCAGAGCAAAAAACTCCTGGACAAACCATCACGACAATTGTTGCTGGAGGGACTGGATCCCATCAGACCCTCAGATGAGACGCAACAAGGACACCCTGTTAGAAAGACAAGCAGAAAGCAACCACAAGGAGGATCCAGGGGATTCAAGATGGAGTCACTTTTGGAAATGAGCAAAGCTGAGGGAATTGAAGCTTCAAGTACTCAAACCCAAGACCTAAGAGGTTTAGAAGAAAAGGTTTTGAATGTAAGG GCAGAGGAGCTACCTTCTGCCCCAACGACGCACAACATGGATCCCAACTTTAATCTGAACCCTGAACAGAGAGATGCTAAACTTCGACGTGTAGAAAGAATCAGAGAAAGAGTCATGAGGAG CCAGGGAGAAGGCCACAACAGACGATCAACACTCAACCAGGAGACAGGAGAAGGGGCTTCTCCAGGTTCTCCCTGA
- the LOC105356552 gene encoding pleckstrin homology domain-containing family A member 4 isoform X2, translating into MMDLKVDSRRAKLLRMDDQDRVSQASSVATISYFPVMTENDGKVQTFGKRCQAAKRDPNCPVVIRGWLNKKDSSGLKLWKRRWFVLSNYCLYYYKDSREESVLGSIPLPSYKILFCTPRECKNRKFTFKVVHQGMRSYFFSADTQEDMLGWVRALSQSAAMELDATINRRCSSYQDFTLISASTESVDFPKSPSDELSPSQKHKHVSRTLSEPSHLGGRVGRSHSEQRGRRNIHHRNRRLVKRMTNHPLQSKRSLLSIFIFWFFHSPSNRTPSPTVSSRRAAGPNMEEDSPPDENTAMPTEISGANSLTSRGQLGSRPHTPMGRVDIRPRDDPVIVQQTLYYAPASPKPEYKSAPTTPVTERWQTKPAPIYGAVHHAASGRRPLGKSLSTGADLLPPLPPSSRAAHALHPQQHHQRSFVSACMLPAAMASNPDPRELLPIRPLESDADAVLTRLCGCDKLLQSLSGELAQLQIDKDSVQCALEVSRLQVEDWKNQGPRALEEVLTQKALLQDELVTIRARMCDVSLEMERVWSQYERMESELSVIRSHLQHICNFGMPQEQSQAQRELWMMEDILDGLRVNRDHICFLLRVQRHHTFQSLAPHPGSPGSPMERPHSSLDMDHEPPVRPPLPLELQENHQGFGWTESPYEGIYSLAADPVNRIGNSQPDLLNVKAQRDISDSQFTSKRIPPDTSNQSTKKTNLKMSEEEQIERMERNKERVTNKPPLPNQSIQSQSSQANGEPPFPLRVTRVVTAVLPSSLVARRVSVEDPPAELHTSLPEQIPPEMQKKLPEQSKKLLDKPSRQLLLEGLDPIRPSDETQQGHPVRKTSRKQPQGGSRGFKMESLLEMSKAEGIEASSTQTQDLRGLEEKVLNAEELPSAPTTHNMDPNFNLNPEQRDAKLRRVERIRERVMRSQGEGHNRRSTLNQETGEGASPGSP; encoded by the exons aATGGATGACCAGGACAGAGTGAGCCAAGCATCTAGTGTGGCCACAATTTCCTACTTTCCTGTCATGACG GAAAACGATGGAAAGGTTCAAACGTTTGGGAAGAGATGTCAGGCTGCCAAAAGAGACCCTAACTGTCCTGTGGTCATTAGGGGATGGCTaaacaaaaaa GATAGCTCTGGTCTGAAGCTTTGGAAGAGAAGATGGTTTGTGCTCTCAAACTACTGCCTCTATTACTATAAAG ATAGCCGAGAAGAGTCGGTGTTGGGCAGCATCCCTCTACCAAGCTACAAAATCCTGTTCTGCACACCAAGGgaatgcaaaaacagaaagtttaCATTCAAG GTGGTGCATCAGGGCATGCGCTCCTACTTCTTCAGTGCTGACACTCAGGAGGACATGTTGGGTTGGGTTCGAGCCCTCAGTCAATCTGCTGCAATGGAGTTGGATGCCACAATTAATAG GCGCTGCTCGAGTTATCAGGATTTTACCTTGATCAGTGCCAGCACAGAATCTGTAGATTTTCCCAAATCTCCCTCAGATGAACTGAGTCCCTCTCAAAAACACAAGCATGTCAGCAGAACCCTGAGTGAACCGAGCCACCTCGGTGGAAGAGTGGGGAGGTCACACTCGGAGCAGAGGGGCAGGCGGAACATCCATCACAGAAACAGAAGGTTGGTAAAGCGGATGACAAATCATCCACTTCAAAGCAAAAGAagtttgctttcaattttcatATTTTGGTTTTTCCACAGCCCTTCAAACCGAACACCAAGCCCTACAGTTTCAAGCAGAAGAGCTGCAGGtccaaacatggaggaggattCTCCTCCTGATGAAAACACAGCAATGCCAACAGAAATCAGTGGAGCAAATTCTTTAACATCAAGAGGACAGCTGGGGTCACGACCTCATACGCCCATGGGACGCGTTGACATTCGCCCCCGTGATGACCCAGTTATTGTGCAGCAGACCCTGTACTATGCACCTGCCTCACCAAAGCCAGAATACAAATCTGCACCAACCACTCCAGTCACTGAAAGGTGGCAAACCAAG cCTGCACCCATATACGGGGCTGTCCACCATGCAGCTAGTGGACGAAGGCCTCTGGGCAAG AGCCTCTCTACTGGTGCAGACTTACTGCCCCCTTTACCCCCCTCATCACGAGCTGCACATGCTCTTCACCCACAACAACACCACCAGCGCAGCTTCGTATCTGCTTGTATGCTACCGGCAGCTATG GCCTCAAATCCGGACCCGAGGGAACTGCTTCCAATCCGTCCACTTGAAAGCGATGCAGAT GCTGTGCTGACAAGGCTGTGTGGGTGCGACAAGCTGTTACAGTCTCTTTCCGGAGAACTGGCTCAGCTACAAATTGATAAG GACAGTGTCCAGTGTGCGTTGGAAGTTTCTCGACTTCAGGTGGAAGACTGGAAGAACCAGGGGCCACGGGCACTTGAAGAAGTTCTGACCCAGAAAGCTTTGCTACAGGATGAGCTGGTCACGATCCGGGCGAGAATGTGTGATGTGTCACTG GAAATGGAGAGGGTGTGGAGTCAGTATGAGAGAATGGAAAGTGAACTGTCTGTTATCCGTTCACACCTGCAGCACATCTGTAATTTTGGAATGCCACAG GAGCAATCTCAGGCTCAGAGGGAACTgtggatgatggaggacatcctTGATGGATTAAGAGTCAACAGAGATCACATTTGTTTCCTGCTGAGAGTACAGAGACATCACA CATTCCAATCTTTGGCTCCACATCCTGGATCTCCTGGATCTCCCATGGAAAGGCCACATAGCTCACTG GACATGGACCACGAGCCACCAGTCCGACCGCCCTTACCTCTGGAGCTGCAGGAGAACCATCAGGGCTTTGGGTGGACAGAGTCCCCATATGAG GGAATATATAGCCTTGCTGCTGATCCTGTGAACAGAATAGGAAACAGCCAGCCTGATCTTCTTAATGTGAAAGCACAAAGAGACATATCTG ATTCCCAATTTACATCGAAAAGGATCCCACCAGACACAAGCAACCAATCAACCAAG AAGACAAACCTAAAGATGAGTGAAGAGGAGCAGATTGAGAGGATGGAAAGGAATAAGGAGAGGGTAACAAATAAACCTCCACTCCCTAATCAGAGTATACAAAGTCAAAGTTCACAAGCAAACGGGGAG CCCCCCTTCCCCCTAAGGGTGACAAGAGTTGTTACAGCTGTTTTACCTTCATCTCTTGTGGCGAGACGAGTTTCTGTGGAGGACCCTCCAGCTGAGCTCCATACTTCACTGCCTGAGCAGATCCCACCTGAAATGCAGAAGAAACTACCCGAGCAGAGCAAAAAACTCCTGGACAAACCATCACGACAATTGTTGCTGGAGGGACTGGATCCCATCAGACCCTCAGATGAGACGCAACAAGGACACCCTGTTAGAAAGACAAGCAGAAAGCAACCACAAGGAGGATCCAGGGGATTCAAGATGGAGTCACTTTTGGAAATGAGCAAAGCTGAGGGAATTGAAGCTTCAAGTACTCAAACCCAAGACCTAAGAGGTTTAGAAGAAAAGGTTTTGAAT GCAGAGGAGCTACCTTCTGCCCCAACGACGCACAACATGGATCCCAACTTTAATCTGAACCCTGAACAGAGAGATGCTAAACTTCGACGTGTAGAAAGAATCAGAGAAAGAGTCATGAGGAG CCAGGGAGAAGGCCACAACAGACGATCAACACTCAACCAGGAGACAGGAGAAGGGGCTTCTCCAGGTTCTCCCTGA